From one Microbacterium aurum genomic stretch:
- a CDS encoding LPXTG cell wall anchor domain-containing protein encodes MILSFIAAAVLVVGAPLAASAVDEPPGATDSAGTGDDALGYTPRTPQQPTLAGTTVAPSCSADAPWIEYSVLLVDPQNLSSGHTATLVLSDGTHSTTLTLGTVTAGVPLTGRVLWPGASVGADGRGNGWPGWTYAGGQWTASDDNFGWTRGAITATVEVNPSLAVALSYPPSSPACRTAPAEIRAAAAGAALPATGGDIALAAGVGVAGAGLIAMGGALVVRRRRS; translated from the coding sequence ATGATTCTGTCGTTCATTGCCGCAGCTGTCCTCGTCGTGGGGGCGCCACTGGCGGCATCCGCCGTCGACGAGCCACCGGGTGCGACCGATTCCGCCGGCACCGGCGACGACGCGCTCGGCTACACGCCGCGCACGCCGCAGCAGCCGACGCTGGCGGGGACGACGGTCGCGCCGTCGTGCTCGGCCGACGCCCCGTGGATCGAGTACTCCGTGCTCCTGGTGGATCCGCAGAACCTCTCCTCCGGTCACACCGCGACGCTCGTCCTCAGCGACGGCACGCACTCGACCACGCTCACGCTCGGCACGGTGACGGCCGGCGTGCCGCTGACCGGTCGCGTGCTGTGGCCCGGGGCATCGGTGGGCGCGGACGGGCGCGGCAACGGGTGGCCGGGCTGGACGTACGCCGGAGGGCAGTGGACCGCCTCCGACGACAACTTCGGGTGGACGCGCGGCGCCATCACCGCCACGGTCGAGGTGAACCCCTCGCTGGCGGTCGCGCTGTCGTATCCGCCGTCGTCGCCGGCCTGCCGCACCGCACCGGCGGAGATCCGCGCCGCCGCGGCCGGAGCCGCACTGCCGGCGACCGGTGGCGACATCGCGCTGGCCGCAGGCGTCGGGGTCGCCGGGGCCGGACTGATCGCCATGGGCGGTGCGCTCGTCGTGCGCCGCCGGCGGTCGTGA
- a CDS encoding DUF4012 domain-containing protein codes for MTRTAPRTDRTLSTVVLAAVLLGVALLVALGWAASRVWVAATALQAAAGDARAAVAAAAGGALPEVSASLARLGTAGERAGGAAADPTWSVAASLPFFGDDIAAIGTVARAAATLGTAVGDPATRALAADGDGVGDLTRLAPVLDEAVTGIRSAQAELDAIDTSRLVAPVAQAVTQARDALDQAAPAMAAARGAAAFWSSVGTGDVRVLVAMQNGAELRTGGGITGSFIELQVTDGRVSLGAQADSSVFPHLSTPILPETPAQQALYGGVLGRYVQNASMATDFAQTAALASAWWQHIGHAPPDAVISLDVPTIGALLQVTGPIDLPDGSQLTSENITQRLLIDPYLSLDSAAQTQFMQSAVTAAAAELTAAPLDPLRLLVALATPIGDGRVSVWSAEPTVQAALADSLLGGPAARLAAAPDTFGVFFNDATGGKMDPFLHVDIRTTSTVCRADGRSDVVVSLTMRSDAPADAADALPGDVTGRGLFGTGVGDIGTSVSVSAPPGSFAGGVTKDGAPALSVDVADDGRFVSLVRVNLSPGEVNVVDFHFTMAAPGAISPVIVTTPMLNAPGITVDSGVCG; via the coding sequence GTGACCCGGACGGCTCCCCGCACCGATCGCACCCTCTCCACCGTCGTCCTGGCCGCTGTGCTGCTGGGCGTGGCGCTGCTCGTCGCGCTCGGCTGGGCCGCGTCGCGGGTGTGGGTGGCCGCGACCGCGCTTCAGGCGGCGGCCGGCGATGCGCGCGCCGCCGTCGCGGCGGCCGCCGGCGGGGCGCTGCCCGAGGTGAGCGCGAGCCTGGCGCGGCTGGGGACCGCGGGCGAGCGCGCGGGCGGGGCCGCCGCCGACCCGACCTGGTCGGTTGCGGCATCCCTCCCCTTCTTCGGCGACGACATCGCTGCGATCGGGACCGTCGCACGCGCCGCGGCGACGCTCGGGACCGCCGTGGGCGACCCGGCGACGCGTGCGCTGGCGGCGGACGGCGACGGCGTCGGTGACCTGACCCGGCTGGCGCCCGTGCTGGACGAGGCGGTGACCGGCATCCGCTCGGCGCAGGCCGAGCTGGACGCGATCGACACGTCGCGGCTGGTGGCGCCGGTCGCCCAGGCCGTGACGCAGGCGCGTGACGCGCTGGATCAGGCGGCTCCGGCGATGGCGGCCGCTCGCGGAGCCGCCGCGTTCTGGTCATCGGTCGGGACCGGCGACGTGCGCGTGCTCGTGGCCATGCAGAACGGGGCGGAGCTTCGCACCGGCGGCGGCATCACCGGTTCGTTCATCGAGCTGCAGGTCACCGACGGGCGGGTGAGCCTGGGAGCGCAGGCCGATTCGTCCGTCTTCCCGCACCTGTCGACACCGATCCTCCCCGAGACCCCGGCGCAGCAGGCGCTGTACGGCGGCGTGCTGGGCAGGTACGTCCAGAACGCGTCGATGGCGACCGACTTCGCCCAGACTGCTGCCCTCGCCTCGGCGTGGTGGCAGCACATCGGCCATGCTCCCCCGGACGCGGTGATCTCGCTCGATGTCCCGACGATCGGCGCGCTGCTGCAGGTGACGGGGCCGATCGACCTGCCCGACGGCTCGCAGCTGACGAGCGAGAACATCACGCAGAGGCTGCTCATCGACCCCTACCTGAGCCTCGACAGCGCCGCGCAGACCCAGTTCATGCAGTCCGCGGTGACGGCCGCCGCGGCCGAGCTCACGGCGGCGCCGCTGGATCCGCTGCGGCTGCTCGTCGCACTCGCGACGCCCATCGGCGACGGTCGCGTCTCGGTCTGGAGCGCGGAGCCGACGGTGCAGGCCGCACTCGCGGACTCGTTGCTGGGCGGCCCGGCGGCGCGACTGGCCGCGGCCCCGGACACCTTCGGCGTGTTCTTCAACGACGCGACCGGCGGCAAGATGGACCCGTTCCTGCACGTCGACATCCGGACGACCTCGACCGTCTGCCGCGCCGACGGCAGGTCCGACGTCGTCGTCAGCCTGACGATGCGCAGCGACGCTCCGGCGGATGCCGCCGACGCCCTCCCCGGCGACGTGACCGGCCGTGGCCTGTTCGGCACCGGAGTCGGCGACATCGGCACGAGCGTGTCGGTGTCGGCCCCGCCGGGCAGCTTCGCGGGTGGTGTCACCAAGGACGGCGCCCCCGCGCTCTCGGTCGACGTGGCGGACGACGGCCGATTCGTGAGCCTGGTGCGCGTCAACCTGTCGCCGGGCGAGGTCAACGTCGTCGACTTCCATTTCACGATGGCCGCGCCCGGTGCGATCTCACCGGTGATCGTGACGACGCCGATGCTGAACGCGCCGGGGATCACCGTCGATTCCGGCGTGTGCGGTTGA
- the glnA gene encoding type I glutamate--ammonia ligase: MFKDSSEVLKYIKDEDIKFLDIRFTDLPGVQQHFNIPASTVDEEFFTVGQLFDGSSIRGFANIHESDMQLIPDVSTAYLDPFREAKTLVMLFDIYNPRNGEIYAKDPRQVAKKAEKYLASTGIADTAFFAPEAEFYIFDDVRYEVKQNSSFYSVDSEEGAWNTGRVEEGGNLANKTPFKGGYFPVSPVDKTADLRDDISLHLIEAGLILERAHHEVGTGGQQEINYRFDTMVHAADDILKFKYIVKNVAEQWGKVATFMPKPLFGDNGSGMHTHQSLWLEGKPLFYDEKGYGGLSDVARWYIGGLLAHAPAVLAFTNPTLNSYKRLVKGYEAPVNLVYSAGNRSAAIRIPITGSNPKAKRIEFRAPDASGNPYLAFAAQMMAGLDGIKNRIEPHEPVDKDLYELPPEEAKNIPQVPNSLLDSLEALRADHEFLLAGGVFTPELIETWIEYKIENEIKPLAARPHPFEYELYFGV; encoded by the coding sequence ATGTTCAAAGATTCATCCGAGGTGCTCAAGTACATCAAGGACGAGGACATCAAGTTCCTCGACATCCGTTTCACGGATCTGCCTGGTGTGCAGCAGCACTTCAACATCCCCGCCTCGACGGTCGACGAGGAGTTCTTCACGGTCGGTCAGCTGTTCGACGGTTCGTCGATCCGCGGCTTCGCGAACATCCACGAGTCCGACATGCAGCTCATCCCGGATGTCTCCACCGCCTACCTCGACCCGTTCCGCGAGGCGAAGACGCTGGTCATGCTGTTCGACATCTACAACCCGCGCAACGGCGAGATCTACGCCAAGGACCCGCGCCAGGTCGCCAAGAAGGCCGAGAAGTACCTCGCCTCCACCGGCATCGCCGACACCGCGTTCTTCGCCCCCGAGGCGGAGTTCTACATCTTCGACGACGTGCGCTACGAGGTGAAGCAGAACTCCTCGTTCTACTCGGTCGACTCCGAGGAGGGCGCCTGGAACACCGGCCGCGTCGAAGAGGGCGGAAACCTCGCCAACAAGACTCCCTTCAAGGGCGGCTACTTCCCCGTCTCCCCCGTCGACAAGACGGCCGACCTCCGCGACGACATCTCGCTGCACCTGATCGAGGCCGGTCTCATCCTCGAGCGCGCGCACCACGAGGTGGGCACCGGCGGTCAGCAGGAGATCAACTACCGCTTCGACACCATGGTGCACGCGGCCGACGACATCCTGAAGTTCAAGTACATCGTCAAGAACGTCGCCGAGCAGTGGGGCAAGGTCGCGACCTTCATGCCCAAGCCCCTCTTCGGTGACAACGGCTCGGGCATGCACACGCACCAGTCGCTGTGGCTCGAGGGCAAGCCCCTCTTCTACGACGAGAAGGGCTACGGCGGCCTGTCGGACGTCGCCCGCTGGTACATCGGCGGTCTGCTCGCGCACGCCCCGGCGGTGCTCGCCTTCACCAACCCGACGCTGAACTCGTACAAGCGCCTGGTCAAGGGCTACGAGGCGCCCGTCAACCTGGTCTACTCGGCGGGCAACCGCTCCGCGGCCATCCGCATCCCGATCACGGGCTCGAACCCCAAGGCCAAGCGCATCGAGTTCCGCGCGCCGGACGCTTCGGGCAACCCGTACCTCGCCTTCGCGGCGCAGATGATGGCGGGCCTGGACGGCATCAAGAACCGCATCGAGCCGCACGAGCCGGTCGACAAGGACCTCTACGAGCTGCCGCCCGAGGAGGCCAAGAACATCCCGCAGGTGCCGAACTCGTTGCTCGACTCGCTCGAGGCGCTGCGCGCCGACCACGAGTTCCTGCTCGCCGGTGGCGTGTTCACGCCCGAGCTGATCGAGACCTGGATCGAGTACAAGATCGAGAACGAGATCAAGCCGCTCGCGGCGCGCCCGCACCCCTTCGAGTACGAGCTCTACTTCGGCGTCTGA
- a CDS encoding DUF4191 family protein, translating to MSSRGPATEKRPGFFSQLRSLFTFTKAEFGWLPWVLIAVLVVGIGIGVLVGFLIPPVAVWSIILWGVTGLMFGLLGAMILLTRLSTRAMYIKLDGVPGAAGHVLSTSLGRNWVASDMPVGVNPKSQDAVYRVIGRGGVVVVGEGARGRLTRLINDEKMKVQRVASGVPITVLYIGHGEGDVPISKLSATIKALPKKVDRTTMAAVVKRVDSVSQSVTSLPIPKGIDPLRARAPRPR from the coding sequence ATGTCCTCCCGCGGTCCCGCCACCGAGAAGCGTCCCGGCTTCTTCTCGCAGCTTCGTTCCCTGTTCACCTTCACGAAGGCCGAGTTCGGCTGGCTGCCGTGGGTGCTCATCGCCGTGCTGGTCGTCGGCATCGGCATCGGCGTGCTCGTCGGGTTCCTCATTCCGCCGGTCGCGGTGTGGAGCATCATCCTGTGGGGCGTCACGGGTCTGATGTTCGGTCTGCTGGGCGCGATGATCTTGCTCACGCGCCTGTCGACACGCGCGATGTACATCAAGCTCGATGGCGTGCCCGGCGCCGCGGGACACGTGCTCTCGACGTCGCTCGGCCGCAACTGGGTCGCCTCGGACATGCCGGTCGGGGTGAACCCGAAGTCGCAGGACGCCGTCTACCGCGTCATCGGTCGCGGGGGTGTCGTCGTCGTGGGCGAGGGGGCCCGCGGGCGCCTGACCCGCCTCATCAACGACGAGAAGATGAAGGTGCAGCGCGTCGCGTCGGGCGTGCCCATCACCGTGCTCTACATCGGGCATGGCGAGGGCGACGTGCCGATCTCCAAGCTCTCCGCCACCATCAAGGCGCTCCCCAAGAAGGTGGACCGCACCACGATGGCCGCCGTCGTGAAGCGTGTCGATTCGGTGTCCCAGTCGGTGACCTCGTTGCCGATCCCGAAGGGGATCGACCCGCTGCGCGCCCGCGCCCCGCGCCCGCGGTAA
- the ppgK gene encoding polyphosphate--glucose phosphotransferase, protein MTTKATRAVGVDIGGTGIKGALVDLEAGQLLSDRVKVATPAGAEPDDVLAAVRSVLDTLGVTDADIPLGVAFPAIVKNGRTMSAANVADTWIGFDAERFFEDGLGREIHFANDADVAGVAEARYGAARGVKGLALLTTLGTGIGTAMLHNGVLIPNSELGHLQRANHESDAEAWAAYSAMEREQLSWKRWAKRLQWYYDYLEFLLSPDLFIVGGGVSKYADEFLPLLTLKTPIVPAVHRNNAGIIGAAALALAQETGTDAQGAAQNLVDTTT, encoded by the coding sequence ATGACGACGAAGGCGACCCGTGCGGTCGGAGTGGACATCGGCGGCACCGGCATCAAGGGGGCGCTCGTCGACCTCGAAGCCGGGCAGCTTCTCAGCGACCGCGTGAAGGTCGCGACCCCGGCCGGCGCGGAGCCCGACGACGTGCTCGCGGCCGTCCGCAGCGTCCTCGACACCCTCGGCGTGACCGACGCCGACATCCCGCTCGGCGTCGCCTTCCCCGCGATCGTCAAGAACGGACGCACCATGTCGGCGGCGAACGTCGCCGACACGTGGATCGGATTCGATGCCGAGCGCTTCTTCGAGGACGGCCTCGGTCGCGAGATCCACTTCGCCAACGACGCCGACGTCGCCGGCGTCGCCGAGGCGCGCTACGGCGCCGCGCGCGGCGTGAAGGGACTCGCGCTGCTGACGACGCTCGGCACGGGCATCGGCACCGCCATGCTGCACAACGGCGTCCTCATCCCCAACTCTGAACTCGGGCACCTGCAGCGTGCGAATCACGAATCGGATGCCGAGGCGTGGGCCGCCTACTCGGCGATGGAGCGCGAGCAGCTCAGCTGGAAGAGGTGGGCCAAGCGCCTGCAGTGGTACTACGACTACCTGGAGTTCCTGCTCAGCCCCGACCTGTTCATCGTGGGCGGTGGTGTGTCCAAGTACGCCGACGAGTTCCTGCCGCTGCTGACGCTGAAGACCCCGATCGTCCCCGCCGTGCACCGCAACAACGCGGGGATCATCGGCGCCGCGGCGCTCGCCCTCGCGCAGGAGACCGGCACCGACGCGCAGGGGGCCGCACAGAACCTCGTCGACACCACGACCTGA
- a CDS encoding RDD family protein produces the protein MPAVGSGSVARPGRRIAALAIDWAAAVIISIAFFAYDSFATLVVFAAVQILFLPTLGGSPGHRLVGLRLQLVGGGWVGLWRPIVRTALLVLVIPAVIWDADQRGLHDKAAGTVLVRS, from the coding sequence ATGCCGGCTGTCGGATCCGGCAGCGTCGCGCGGCCCGGCCGCCGCATCGCGGCGCTGGCGATCGACTGGGCCGCGGCCGTGATCATCTCCATCGCGTTCTTCGCCTACGACTCGTTCGCCACGCTCGTGGTGTTCGCCGCCGTGCAGATCCTGTTTCTGCCGACGCTCGGCGGCAGCCCGGGGCACCGCCTCGTCGGGCTGCGCCTGCAGCTGGTCGGCGGGGGATGGGTGGGGCTGTGGCGCCCGATCGTGCGCACCGCGCTGCTGGTGCTCGTCATCCCCGCCGTCATCTGGGACGCCGATCAGCGCGGCCTCCACGACAAGGCCGCCGGAACGGTGCTCGTCCGCAGCTGA
- a CDS encoding bifunctional [glutamine synthetase] adenylyltransferase/[glutamine synthetase]-adenylyl-L-tyrosine phosphorylase: MSSSERTSVRTLLARDGFSELGDADRLLTELADLVGIAREDLLVGADRAADPDAALESLVRVARRDPAAVGSALRRVGATLWLLLGASSGFGDFYLRHPAELAHVRAGEALPTADELRAELLEAVEADAEGFAATGEERAWVALRVRYRRLLARIAAYDLGATDAVAVLADVAAALADAAGAALEASLCVARTRVASGGAGTGLFPRDQVAQARLAIIGMGKTGARELNYVSDVDVIFVGGGTDALVDEIGESRVIDIATRLAVQTMRGISGMEIEPPLWEVDANLRPEGKQGALVRSLDSHLSYYERWAKSWEFQALLKARPLAGDRMLGEAYVAAVQPKVWTSGARENFVDSVQRMRERVTEHIPAADVPYQLKLGPGGIRDIEFTVQLLQLVHGLSDDAIRQPGTLDALDALVAEGYIGRGDAATFAHDYRVLRVLEHRVQLRDLRRTHLMPSQPDGLRVLARASGLADSGPGVWELWEGIKREVREIHVRLFYRPLLSAVASLSSDEHQLSTEQAHDRLAAIGFRDPAGALRHIGALTGGLSRKATIQRHLMPVMIRWFADGVDPDYGLLAFRRISERLGDTPWFLRMLRDSSGAAERLTRVLSGSRYIGELMEWIPESVAWLDSDELLRPRGGVLLQEEARAIQARHGTVVEAMRAVRALRRRELLRLAFGAVVGTLTIDELAAGLTTVSEVTIQATLRAVRREIVPPEDAALDFSVIAMGRFGGGELGFGSDADVLYVYEPNGVDPQRAHELALQLVAGIRTYSEDHRVPFDLDADLRPEGRNGPLVRSLDSYAEYYRRWSLSWEAQALLRARGVAGSVKLIDRFIALADDVRYPAEVKLQDLREIKRIKARVENERLPQGADRTRHLKLGPGGLSDVEWLVQLLQHAHAHRIPALRTTSTLDALEAAREAGLVPDAAAERLRDAWRLASRLRSANTLLSGKTSDVLPVDRGKLDGIGRLLEYPPRSATLVEEEWLRTARRARRAFEKLFYG; the protein is encoded by the coding sequence ATGAGCTCCAGCGAGCGCACCTCGGTACGGACGCTGCTGGCGCGCGACGGCTTCAGTGAGCTCGGCGACGCCGACCGGCTGCTCACCGAGCTCGCCGACCTCGTCGGCATCGCCCGCGAGGACCTGCTCGTCGGAGCCGACCGCGCCGCCGACCCCGATGCGGCACTGGAGTCGCTGGTGCGCGTCGCGCGACGCGATCCGGCGGCGGTGGGGTCGGCACTGCGACGCGTCGGCGCCACGCTCTGGCTGCTGCTCGGAGCCTCGAGCGGGTTCGGTGACTTCTACCTGCGGCATCCCGCCGAACTCGCCCACGTCCGCGCCGGGGAGGCGCTCCCCACCGCCGACGAGTTGCGCGCGGAGCTTCTCGAGGCCGTCGAGGCGGATGCCGAGGGTTTCGCCGCCACCGGCGAGGAGCGGGCCTGGGTCGCGCTCCGCGTGCGCTACCGGCGCCTGCTGGCGCGCATCGCGGCCTACGACCTGGGCGCGACCGACGCCGTCGCGGTGCTCGCCGACGTCGCGGCCGCCCTGGCGGATGCCGCCGGCGCGGCGCTGGAGGCGTCGCTGTGCGTCGCCCGCACCCGCGTCGCGTCCGGGGGAGCCGGCACCGGTCTGTTCCCGCGGGACCAGGTGGCGCAAGCGCGTCTCGCGATCATCGGCATGGGCAAGACCGGCGCCCGAGAGCTCAACTACGTCAGCGACGTCGACGTCATCTTCGTCGGCGGCGGCACCGACGCGCTCGTCGATGAGATCGGCGAGAGCCGCGTCATCGACATCGCCACGCGACTCGCCGTCCAGACGATGCGCGGGATCTCGGGGATGGAGATCGAGCCGCCCCTGTGGGAGGTGGACGCGAATCTGCGCCCCGAGGGCAAGCAGGGCGCCCTCGTGCGAAGCCTGGACTCGCACCTGTCGTACTACGAGCGCTGGGCGAAGAGCTGGGAGTTCCAGGCGTTGCTGAAGGCTCGGCCGCTCGCCGGCGACCGCATGCTCGGTGAGGCATATGTCGCGGCGGTGCAGCCGAAGGTGTGGACGAGCGGTGCGCGCGAGAACTTCGTCGATAGCGTGCAGCGGATGCGGGAGCGGGTCACCGAGCATATTCCCGCCGCCGACGTCCCGTACCAGCTGAAGCTCGGTCCCGGCGGCATCCGCGATATCGAGTTCACCGTGCAGCTGCTGCAGCTCGTCCACGGGCTGAGCGACGACGCGATCCGCCAGCCGGGGACCCTCGACGCGCTCGACGCGCTCGTCGCCGAGGGCTACATCGGTCGCGGCGACGCCGCCACGTTCGCGCACGACTACCGCGTGCTGCGCGTGCTCGAGCATCGCGTGCAGCTGCGGGATCTGCGCCGCACGCACCTCATGCCGTCCCAGCCCGACGGTCTCCGTGTCCTCGCGCGCGCCTCGGGGCTCGCCGACAGCGGGCCGGGCGTGTGGGAGCTGTGGGAGGGGATCAAACGGGAGGTCCGCGAGATCCACGTCCGGCTGTTCTACCGGCCGCTGCTCTCGGCAGTCGCGTCGCTGTCGTCCGACGAGCACCAGCTGTCCACCGAGCAGGCGCACGACCGGCTCGCGGCGATCGGGTTCCGCGACCCGGCCGGCGCTTTGCGCCACATCGGCGCGCTGACCGGCGGCCTCAGCCGCAAGGCGACGATCCAGCGCCACCTCATGCCGGTGATGATCCGATGGTTCGCCGACGGCGTCGACCCCGACTACGGGCTGCTCGCCTTCCGTCGCATCAGCGAACGGCTGGGGGACACGCCGTGGTTCCTGAGGATGCTGCGGGACTCCTCGGGCGCGGCGGAACGGCTGACCCGCGTGCTCTCCGGTTCGCGCTACATCGGTGAGCTCATGGAGTGGATCCCCGAGTCGGTCGCGTGGCTCGACTCCGATGAGCTGCTGCGTCCGCGCGGCGGGGTGCTGCTGCAGGAGGAGGCCCGCGCAATCCAGGCGCGTCACGGCACCGTCGTGGAGGCGATGCGCGCCGTGCGAGCGCTGCGTCGGCGCGAACTGCTGCGCCTCGCGTTCGGGGCGGTGGTCGGCACCCTCACGATCGACGAGCTCGCCGCGGGGCTGACGACGGTCAGCGAGGTCACCATCCAGGCGACGCTGCGCGCCGTGCGCCGCGAGATCGTGCCGCCCGAGGATGCGGCGCTGGACTTCTCGGTGATCGCGATGGGGCGCTTCGGCGGTGGCGAGCTCGGCTTCGGCTCCGACGCCGACGTGCTCTACGTCTACGAACCCAACGGCGTGGACCCGCAGCGCGCCCACGAACTCGCCCTGCAGCTGGTCGCCGGCATCCGGACCTACTCCGAGGATCACCGTGTGCCGTTCGACCTCGACGCCGACCTCCGGCCCGAGGGGCGCAACGGTCCGCTCGTGCGGTCGCTGGATTCGTACGCGGAGTACTACCGCCGCTGGTCACTGTCGTGGGAGGCGCAGGCGCTGCTGCGTGCGCGGGGCGTCGCGGGCAGCGTGAAGCTGATCGATCGCTTCATCGCCCTCGCCGACGACGTGCGCTACCCCGCCGAGGTGAAGCTGCAGGATCTTCGCGAGATCAAGCGCATCAAGGCGCGCGTCGAGAACGAGCGGCTGCCGCAGGGCGCCGACCGCACGCGGCATCTGAAGCTCGGGCCGGGCGGTCTCAGCGACGTCGAATGGCTGGTGCAGCTGCTGCAGCACGCACATGCGCACCGCATCCCCGCGCTGCGGACGACATCCACCCTTGACGCGCTCGAGGCGGCACGGGAGGCGGGCCTGGTTCCGGATGCCGCGGCCGAGCGTCTCCGCGACGCGTGGCGTCTGGCGAGCCGGCTGCGCTCGGCCAACACGCTGCTGTCCGGGAAGACGAGCGACGTGCTGCCGGTCGATCGGGGCAAGCTCGACGGGATCGGCCGTCTGCTGGAGTACCCGCCGCGGTCGGCGACGCTCGTCGAGGAGGAGTGGCTGCGCACGGCCCGCCGCGCCCGCCGGGCGTTCGAGAAGCTCTTCTACGGCTGA
- the glnA gene encoding type I glutamate--ammonia ligase, with protein MDKQRDFVLRTIEERGVKFVRLWFTDVIGTLKSVAIAPAEVEGAFTEGLGFDGSAIEGLTRSYESDLLAHPDPTTFQTLPWRGEIDPTGRMFCDITTPDGQPAVADPRHVLKRTLAKAADAGFTFYTHPEIEFYLLKSSSFGPDGPEPVDSAGYFDNVPGGTAHDFRRRSVRMLEDLGISVEYSHHEGGPGQNEIDLRYADALATADNIMTFRTVVKEVAIEQGVYATFMPKPLSGKPGSGMHTHMSLFEGDRNAFYEEGAQYQLSQTGRQFIAGLLTHANEIAAVTNQFVNSYKRLWGGDEAPSFICWGHNNRSALVRVPMYKPNKGQSTRVEYRALDSAANPYLAFALMLAAGLKGIEEGYELPPEAEDNVWSLTDSERRALGYAQLPASLDHALEYMEDSELVAETLGEQVFNYVLLNKRREWQEYRAQVTPFELKSNLEML; from the coding sequence ATGGACAAGCAGCGTGACTTCGTACTGCGCACGATCGAAGAGCGGGGCGTGAAGTTCGTCCGCCTCTGGTTCACCGACGTCATCGGCACGCTCAAGTCGGTCGCCATCGCGCCCGCCGAAGTCGAGGGCGCCTTCACGGAGGGACTCGGCTTCGACGGCTCGGCCATCGAAGGCCTCACCCGCTCTTACGAGTCGGACCTGCTGGCACACCCCGACCCCACGACGTTCCAGACGCTGCCCTGGCGCGGAGAGATCGACCCGACCGGTCGGATGTTCTGCGACATCACCACGCCCGACGGACAGCCCGCCGTGGCCGATCCGCGGCACGTGCTCAAGCGCACCTTGGCGAAGGCGGCCGATGCCGGTTTCACGTTCTACACGCACCCTGAAATCGAGTTCTACCTGCTGAAGTCCTCGTCGTTCGGCCCCGACGGTCCCGAACCGGTCGACTCGGCCGGCTACTTCGACAACGTGCCGGGCGGGACGGCGCACGACTTCCGTCGCCGCAGTGTGCGGATGCTGGAAGACCTCGGCATCTCGGTCGAGTACAGCCATCACGAGGGCGGCCCCGGTCAGAACGAGATCGACCTGCGCTACGCCGACGCCCTCGCCACGGCGGACAACATCATGACGTTCCGCACCGTCGTCAAGGAGGTGGCGATCGAGCAGGGCGTGTACGCGACGTTCATGCCGAAGCCCCTGTCGGGCAAGCCGGGCAGCGGCATGCACACGCACATGTCGCTGTTCGAGGGCGACCGGAACGCCTTCTACGAGGAGGGCGCGCAGTACCAGCTGTCCCAGACGGGACGCCAGTTCATCGCGGGGCTGCTGACGCACGCCAACGAGATCGCCGCCGTGACGAACCAGTTCGTGAACTCCTACAAGCGGCTGTGGGGCGGCGATGAGGCGCCGAGCTTCATCTGCTGGGGTCACAACAACCGTTCCGCGCTCGTCCGGGTTCCGATGTACAAGCCCAACAAAGGCCAGTCCACCCGCGTCGAGTACCGCGCGCTGGATTCGGCGGCCAACCCCTATCTCGCGTTCGCGCTCATGCTCGCGGCGGGCCTGAAGGGGATCGAGGAGGGCTACGAGCTGCCCCCGGAGGCCGAGGACAACGTCTGGTCGCTCACCGACTCCGAGCGCCGCGCGCTCGGCTACGCGCAGCTGCCGGCGAGCCTCGATCACGCCCTGGAGTACATGGAGGACTCGGAGCTCGTCGCCGAGACGCTGGGGGAGCAGGTCTTCAACTACGTGCTGCTGAACAAGCGCCGCGAATGGCAGGAGTACCGCGCCCAGGTCACCCCGTTCGAGCTGAAGAGCAACCTGGAGATGCTCTAG